A genome region from Spirochaetota bacterium includes the following:
- a CDS encoding hemerythrin domain-containing protein yields the protein MNLASEDLIQEHEAILYGLKILEKMIEMYSRTKNINFDEISEIINFFKLFADKCHHGKEEGLLFPEMEKAGIPKENGPIGQMLYEHDEGRNYIKLMEEGLHKNLDFFVENALQYINLLRNHIVKENTILFPLGDRKIPNDIQKNLLKAFEKHEEVVMGKGTHEQLHELLHKFGKKYIEELH from the coding sequence ATGAACTTAGCAAGTGAAGATTTAATACAGGAACATGAAGCCATACTGTACGGATTGAAAATTCTAGAAAAAATGATTGAGATGTATTCCCGTACTAAAAATATTAATTTTGATGAGATAAGTGAGATAATTAATTTCTTTAAACTGTTTGCGGATAAGTGTCATCATGGGAAAGAAGAAGGATTACTTTTCCCTGAGATGGAAAAAGCTGGTATACCAAAAGAAAATGGTCCTATTGGGCAGATGTTATATGAGCATGATGAAGGTAGAAATTATATCAAATTGATGGAAGAAGGATTACATAAAAACCTTGATTTTTTTGTTGAAAATGCATTACAATACATCAATCTTTTGCGAAATCATATTGTAAAGGAAAACACTATTTTGTTTCCTCTTGGTGATAGGAAAATCCCCAATGATATTCAGAAAAACCTTTTAAAAGCCTTTGAAAAACATGAAGAAGTTGTCATGGGTAAAGGAACACATGAACAGCTTCATGAGTTGCTGCATAAATTTGGTAAGAAATATATTGAGGAATTACATTGA
- a CDS encoding DUF438 domain-containing protein → MSEFLSDMSKKKEQLKTMIKKLHEGADVNEMKAIFKKEFGNVMPHQISMLEEELINEGMPQEEVHRLCQLHIDLFRESIDAGKVDVPEGHPLYILYTEHSRLLEFAQQLVQSATKLFDIPDTATFARVQQLIEFFKESAVHYLREENVLFPVLEKYGVTQPPKIMWMEHDNIRAIEKSLYEIVDTLAGGITKELSHTLQTQAIRLSETLADHFYKENNILFPTSYKFFNEDDWKLVKQEFDGIGYMSYSPVTDTEKGEAASTRLAGGTVEFETGNLTIEQLQAMLDTMPVDFTFIDKDDVVRYFNNAPDRIFVRSKAVIGRTVQNCHPDKSIHVVNRLLNEMKQGKRNKAEFWITLNGRLIYITYYAVRQNGEYMGCLEVTQDITDIQKITGQKRLLD, encoded by the coding sequence ATGAGTGAGTTTTTAAGTGATATGAGTAAAAAGAAGGAACAGCTTAAAACTATGATTAAAAAGCTTCATGAGGGAGCGGATGTCAATGAGATGAAAGCCATCTTTAAAAAGGAGTTTGGCAATGTGATGCCTCATCAAATCAGTATGCTTGAAGAAGAGCTTATTAATGAAGGCATGCCTCAGGAAGAGGTGCACAGGCTATGTCAGTTGCATATAGACCTTTTCAGAGAGTCTATTGATGCAGGAAAAGTTGATGTTCCTGAAGGCCATCCTTTGTATATTCTGTATACTGAACATAGCAGACTTCTTGAATTTGCACAGCAATTAGTACAAAGTGCAACCAAACTTTTTGATATACCCGATACTGCTACATTTGCACGGGTTCAGCAGTTAATTGAATTTTTTAAGGAATCAGCAGTGCACTATCTTCGTGAGGAAAATGTTCTTTTCCCGGTACTGGAAAAATACGGTGTGACTCAGCCACCAAAGATTATGTGGATGGAGCACGACAATATACGGGCAATTGAAAAGAGTTTATATGAGATAGTAGATACGCTGGCAGGTGGCATTACAAAGGAACTATCGCACACATTACAAACACAGGCTATACGGCTTAGTGAGACACTGGCCGACCATTTTTATAAAGAGAACAATATATTGTTTCCAACGTCATACAAGTTTTTTAATGAAGATGACTGGAAGCTTGTAAAACAGGAATTTGATGGCATTGGGTATATGTCATATAGTCCGGTAACTGACACAGAAAAAGGCGAGGCAGCAAGCACACGATTGGCAGGTGGTACTGTAGAATTTGAAACGGGGAACCTGACGATAGAGCAGCTTCAGGCTATGCTTGATACCATGCCAGTAGATTTTACATTTATTGACAAAGATGATGTGGTGCGTTACTTTAATAATGCACCCGACCGCATCTTTGTACGCTCTAAAGCTGTTATTGGGAGAACTGTGCAAAACTGTCATCCGGATAAAAGCATCCACGTGGTTAACCGTTTGCTTAACGAAATGAAACAGGGGAAGCGCAATAAGGCTGAGTTCTGGATTACATTAAATGGTCGTTTGATTTATATTACCTACTATGCGGTGCGCCAGAATGGTGAATATATGGGATGCCTGGAGGTTACGCAGGATATTACCGATATTCAGAAGATAACCGGGCAGAAGCGATTGCTGGATTAA
- a CDS encoding NAD(P)/FAD-dependent oxidoreductase: MPGGYAGYYRYSEDNRAEAIAGLNFFGGTELVHNKQLRVVVIGAGFGGLWVAKTLANTNYEVIVIDKNNYHTFLPLLYQVSAAEVSPEQIASPVRNIVRKHNNIKFIRGAVSKIQYASKTVVCLGQEIPFDYLVISAGSENHYFNIPGTVQFAFPLKTLDDAMVLRNHILTCFERASFVADEKQRKRLLTVAIVGGGPTGVEFAGALAELIAGPLTKDFPELQHEALTVYLIEASDRLIGMYPQKLCEYTCKQLEKKGVRVILNTAVTKIDATGVHLNNGNIVPTETVVWTAGVKGELVANDLNAKTMPNGRVIVDEYCRVPGYNDVFIIGDLACFTQDGKPLPMIAPVAMQQGRYVGKHLIQKLKGKTPKPFRYRDKGGMVAIGRNKAIAQIAGLHLKGYIAWIIWIFIHILYLIGFKNKIFVMINWVWSYIFFEKSVRLILPRCCDDPHGDLCLQRGRSCKG, from the coding sequence ATGCCTGGAGGTTACGCAGGATATTACCGATATTCAGAAGATAACCGGGCAGAAGCGATTGCTGGATTAAACTTTTTTGGAGGTACTGAGTTGGTACACAACAAACAATTGCGTGTGGTTGTCATTGGTGCTGGTTTTGGCGGTTTGTGGGTGGCAAAAACGTTGGCTAATACAAACTATGAGGTGATAGTTATTGATAAAAATAACTATCACACATTCTTGCCGCTGTTATATCAGGTATCTGCTGCTGAAGTTTCTCCCGAGCAGATTGCGTCACCTGTGCGTAATATTGTTAGAAAACACAATAATATAAAGTTCATTCGTGGTGCTGTAAGTAAGATTCAGTATGCTTCAAAGACTGTTGTGTGCCTGGGTCAGGAGATACCGTTTGATTATCTAGTTATATCAGCAGGCAGTGAAAATCATTATTTCAATATTCCAGGTACCGTACAATTTGCATTCCCCCTTAAAACCTTGGATGATGCAATGGTTTTGCGCAACCATATCCTTACCTGTTTTGAACGGGCTTCGTTTGTGGCTGACGAAAAACAGCGAAAGCGCCTGCTTACTGTGGCCATTGTTGGTGGTGGACCAACAGGGGTTGAATTTGCTGGTGCACTGGCAGAGTTGATTGCCGGGCCGCTAACAAAAGATTTTCCTGAATTGCAACATGAGGCTTTAACTGTGTATCTTATTGAGGCTAGTGATAGGCTAATTGGGATGTATCCCCAAAAGCTCTGTGAATATACTTGCAAGCAGCTAGAGAAAAAAGGGGTAAGGGTTATACTGAATACAGCAGTAACAAAGATTGATGCTACAGGAGTCCATTTGAACAATGGCAATATTGTACCCACTGAAACAGTAGTGTGGACAGCAGGTGTTAAAGGCGAGCTTGTAGCAAATGATTTGAATGCTAAAACAATGCCCAATGGAAGAGTCATAGTGGATGAATATTGCAGGGTGCCCGGATATAATGATGTGTTTATCATTGGCGATTTAGCTTGCTTTACACAGGATGGCAAGCCACTTCCCATGATAGCACCAGTTGCGATGCAGCAGGGAAGATATGTGGGCAAACACTTAATACAAAAGCTTAAAGGGAAAACGCCCAAACCTTTCCGGTATAGGGATAAAGGTGGTATGGTTGCCATAGGACGTAATAAAGCAATTGCTCAGATTGCAGGTTTGCATCTGAAGGGATATATTGCATGGATAATATGGATTTTTATTCATATACTGTATTTGATTGGTTTTAAAAATAAAATTTTTGTCATGATTAACTGGGTCTGGAGCTATATCTTTTTTGAAAAAAGTGTGCGGCTCATTTTACCGCGATGTTGTGATGATCCTCACGGTGATTTATGTTTACAACGAGGAAGAAGTTGTAAGGGATAA